A genomic region of Herbaspirillum sp. DW155 contains the following coding sequences:
- the tolA gene encoding cell envelope integrity protein TolA: MSDNAHYTIPKPPGRWRAITLALVMHVALFLFFWIGIRWQSETPLTVEAEIWDPQYKEAAPLPTPPQPEPDPVVEPPKPQPQPQPEPKPVPPKVIDEPKVEKPDIALQKEKEKKRKEEQEKADKLKAEKEKAEREKKEQAEKDKAEREKKEKLEADKQKKLKEEKQKEEEAKKKADAEKQAADKKKQQQAAADAKAAEQRRQEDLKRMMGQATSATGGTGTAEKSQGPKGSPNYANKLRAKIKSNTVFDNSDVSGNPAGEYTVELFPDGTVRSVRVNKPSGVPGFDEAVRTAVMKSQPFPADTDGKVPSSFTFTHYPKDQ; encoded by the coding sequence ATGAGCGATAACGCACACTACACCATCCCCAAGCCGCCCGGCCGCTGGCGCGCCATCACGCTGGCGCTGGTGATGCACGTGGCCTTGTTCCTGTTCTTCTGGATCGGGATCCGCTGGCAGAGCGAAACGCCGCTGACGGTGGAAGCCGAGATCTGGGATCCGCAATACAAGGAAGCCGCGCCGCTGCCTACGCCGCCGCAGCCGGAACCTGATCCGGTGGTGGAGCCGCCCAAGCCGCAACCCCAGCCGCAACCTGAACCCAAGCCCGTTCCGCCCAAGGTGATCGACGAACCCAAGGTCGAGAAACCCGATATCGCCTTGCAGAAGGAGAAGGAAAAGAAGCGCAAGGAAGAGCAGGAAAAGGCCGACAAGCTCAAGGCCGAGAAGGAAAAGGCCGAGCGCGAAAAGAAGGAACAGGCCGAAAAGGACAAGGCTGAACGCGAGAAGAAGGAAAAGCTGGAAGCCGACAAGCAGAAGAAGTTGAAGGAAGAAAAGCAGAAGGAAGAAGAAGCCAAGAAGAAGGCCGACGCCGAGAAGCAGGCTGCCGACAAGAAGAAACAGCAGCAAGCTGCGGCCGACGCCAAGGCCGCTGAACAGCGTCGCCAGGAAGACTTGAAGCGCATGATGGGCCAGGCCACCAGTGCCACCGGTGGCACCGGCACGGCCGAGAAGTCGCAGGGTCCGAAGGGCAGCCCCAACTACGCCAACAAGTTGCGCGCCAAGATCAAGAGCAACACGGTCTTCGACAACAGCGACGTCAGCGGAAACCCTGCCGGGGAGTACACTGTCGAATTGTTCCCGGACGGGACAGTACGCAGCGTGCGTGTGAACAAGCCTTCAGGCGTCCCGGGCTTCGACGAAGCCGTGCGTACTGCCGTCATGAAGTCGCAGCCCTTCCCGGCCGACACGGATGGCAAGGTACCGTCCAGCTTCACATTCACCCATTATCCGAAAGATCAGTAA
- a CDS encoding ExbD/TolR family protein, producing the protein MAGSSMRGGRPRKFKSEINVVPYIDVMLVLLIIFMVATPITNPSVINLPTAGKSTQPPSDYIEIALKPNAQATIRINGPKSGGKKAETVTGKTDLAERLRHLHEDNPDLAVMISADKDIKYDDVVQVISEAKKQGIARVGLATK; encoded by the coding sequence ATGGCTGGCTCATCGATGCGCGGGGGCCGTCCCCGCAAGTTCAAGTCCGAGATCAACGTCGTGCCCTACATCGACGTGATGCTGGTGCTGCTCATCATCTTCATGGTGGCCACGCCGATCACCAATCCCAGCGTGATCAACCTGCCCACGGCGGGCAAGTCCACGCAGCCTCCGTCGGACTACATCGAGATTGCCTTGAAGCCCAACGCCCAGGCCACCATCCGCATCAATGGCCCCAAGAGCGGCGGCAAGAAAGCCGAGACCGTGACCGGCAAGACCGACCTGGCCGAGCGCCTGCGCCATCTGCATGAAGACAATCCCGACCTGGCGGTGATGATTTCGGCCGACAAGGACATCAAGTACGACGACGTGGTGCAGGTCATCTCGGAAGCCAAGAAACAAGGAATCGCGCGGGTCGGCCTGGCCACCAAGTAA
- the tolQ gene encoding protein TolQ, with translation MNVTQDLSFISLIANASVLVQLVMLLLLSASVTSWTYIFRKMFTIRSARVQTEEFERVFWSGGNLSALYQDALSNRRKAGGAGGALERIFQAGMGEFTKAKASVAARGGAVDPGLLLDGARRAMRAAYQREMDALESHLAFLASVGSVSPYVGLFGTVWGIMNAFRGLANVQQATLAAVAPGIAEALIATAIGLFAAIPAVVAYNRYSHDIDRLAIRFESFIEEFSNILQRQAR, from the coding sequence ATGAATGTCACACAAGACCTGTCCTTCATTTCACTGATCGCAAACGCGTCCGTCCTGGTGCAACTGGTGATGTTGCTGCTGTTGTCGGCCTCGGTCACCAGCTGGACCTACATCTTCCGCAAGATGTTCACCATCCGCTCGGCCCGCGTGCAGACCGAGGAATTCGAGCGCGTCTTCTGGTCCGGCGGCAACCTCTCGGCGCTGTACCAGGACGCCCTGTCCAACCGCCGCAAGGCCGGTGGCGCCGGTGGCGCGCTGGAACGCATCTTCCAGGCCGGCATGGGTGAATTCACCAAGGCCAAGGCCTCGGTGGCAGCCCGTGGCGGTGCGGTCGATCCCGGCCTGCTGCTGGACGGCGCCCGCCGCGCCATGCGCGCAGCCTATCAGCGCGAGATGGATGCACTGGAATCGCACCTGGCCTTCCTGGCCTCGGTGGGTTCGGTCTCCCCCTACGTGGGCCTGTTCGGCACCGTCTGGGGCATCATGAACGCCTTCCGCGGCCTGGCCAACGTGCAGCAGGCGACCCTGGCGGCTGTGGCCCCGGGCATTGCCGAAGCCCTCATCGCCACCGCCATCGGCCTGTTCGCGGCGATCCCGGCGGTGGTCGCTTACAACCGCTATTCGCATGACATCGACCGTCTGGCGATCCGCTTCGAAAGCTTCATCGAAGAGTTCTCCAACATCTTGCAACGTCAGGCACGCTAA
- the ybgC gene encoding tol-pal system-associated acyl-CoA thioesterase, whose product MSAASSPFDWNIRVYYEDTDTGGVVFYANYLKFFERARTEWLRSFGFQQQHLAETTGALFVVRNTSVDYLSPARLDDELRLTVVVEKLRNASMQFIQEAWRLPSGDGEPRLLARGSITVVCVDQATFRPRPIPDEVLTCIKKAA is encoded by the coding sequence ATGAGTGCCGCCAGTAGTCCATTCGACTGGAACATCCGGGTCTATTACGAAGATACCGACACCGGAGGCGTGGTCTTCTACGCCAACTACCTGAAGTTCTTCGAGCGCGCGCGGACGGAATGGCTGCGCTCCTTCGGTTTCCAGCAACAGCACCTGGCCGAGACCACCGGCGCCCTCTTCGTGGTCAGGAACACCAGCGTCGACTATCTCTCGCCGGCCCGCCTGGACGATGAACTCCGCCTGACCGTCGTGGTCGAAAAACTTCGAAATGCTTCCATGCAATTCATCCAGGAGGCTTGGCGCCTGCCGTCGGGGGACGGCGAACCCAGGCTGCTGGCCCGCGGCAGCATCACCGTCGTCTGCGTGGACCAGGCCACTTTCCGGCCCCGCCCGATTCCTGACGAAGTGCTGACTTGCATCAAGAAGGCCGCATGA
- a CDS encoding SDR family oxidoreductase has product MVVLITGATAGFGAAMARKFAGNGHKVIAAGRRKERLDDLVKELGADKILPLVLDVTSKESINAGLASLSGEWKQVDVLINNAGLALGLGPAHEVALSDWETMIDTNVKGLVTITHALLPEMVKRGSGTIINLGSVAGAYPYPGGNVYGATKAFVDQFTLNLRADLVGTGVRATNLAPGLCGGTEFSNVRFKGDDSAAAKVYEGTTPLTAEDIAEAAFWVATMPAHVNINYMELMPTCQGFSPFNIKRKQ; this is encoded by the coding sequence ATGGTCGTCTTGATTACCGGAGCAACTGCAGGCTTCGGCGCCGCCATGGCGCGCAAATTTGCCGGCAACGGTCACAAGGTGATCGCCGCCGGTCGCCGCAAGGAGCGCCTGGATGATCTGGTCAAGGAGCTGGGTGCCGACAAGATCCTGCCCCTCGTGCTGGACGTGACCAGCAAGGAATCGATCAACGCCGGCCTGGCCAGCCTCTCGGGTGAATGGAAGCAGGTCGACGTGCTCATCAACAACGCCGGCCTGGCACTGGGCCTGGGCCCGGCCCATGAAGTGGCGCTGTCGGACTGGGAAACCATGATCGACACCAACGTCAAGGGCCTGGTCACCATCACCCACGCCCTGCTGCCGGAAATGGTCAAGCGCGGCAGCGGCACCATCATCAACCTGGGCTCGGTGGCCGGTGCCTACCCCTACCCGGGCGGCAACGTCTACGGCGCCACCAAGGCCTTCGTCGACCAGTTCACCCTGAACCTGCGCGCCGACCTGGTGGGCACCGGCGTGCGCGCCACCAACCTGGCCCCCGGCCTGTGCGGCGGCACCGAGTTCTCCAACGTGCGCTTCAAGGGCGACGATAGCGCCGCGGCCAAGGTATATGAAGGAACCACCCCGCTGACGGCCGAAGACATCGCAGAAGCCGCCTTCTGGGTCGCCACCATGCCCGCCCATGTGAACATCAATTACATGGAACTGATGCCGACCTGCCAGGGCTTCAGCCCCTTCAACATCAAGCGCAAACAGTAA
- the glyA gene encoding serine hydroxymethyltransferase, which produces MFDKNQTLSKVDPDLWSAIQKENTRQQDHIELIASENYTSPAVMEAQGSQLTNKYAEGYPGKRYYGGCEYVDVAEQLAIDRLKALFGAEAANVQPNSGSQANQGVFFAMLKPGDTIMGMSLAEGGHLTHGMALNMSGKWFNVVSYGLNEKEEIDYEAMERLAREKKPRLIIAGASAYSLRIDFERFAKIAKEVGAYFMVDMAHYAGLIAAGVYPNPVPFADFVTSTTHKSLRGPRGGVILMKAEHEKAINSAIFPGIQGGPLMHVIAAKAVAFKEAASPEFKAYQQQVVKNADVLAKTLIKRGLRIVSGGTESHVMLVDLRPKGLTGKEAEAILGSAHMTCNKNGIPNDPEKPFVTSGIRLGSPAMTTRGFKEAEAEKVGNLIADVLDNPHDAATIERVKAEVKKLTDAFPVYG; this is translated from the coding sequence ATGTTTGACAAGAACCAGACTCTCTCAAAAGTCGATCCCGACCTGTGGTCTGCCATCCAGAAGGAAAACACCCGCCAGCAGGATCACATCGAGCTGATCGCGTCCGAAAACTACACCTCGCCGGCCGTGATGGAGGCGCAAGGTTCGCAGCTGACCAACAAGTACGCCGAAGGCTATCCGGGCAAGCGCTACTACGGTGGCTGCGAATACGTGGACGTGGCCGAACAGCTGGCCATCGACCGTCTGAAGGCCCTGTTCGGCGCCGAAGCCGCCAACGTGCAACCGAACTCCGGTTCCCAGGCCAACCAGGGCGTGTTCTTCGCCATGTTGAAGCCGGGCGACACCATCATGGGCATGTCGCTGGCAGAAGGCGGTCACCTGACCCACGGCATGGCGCTGAACATGTCGGGCAAGTGGTTCAACGTGGTCTCCTACGGCCTGAACGAAAAGGAAGAAATCGACTACGAGGCCATGGAACGCCTGGCCCGTGAGAAGAAGCCCAGGCTGATCATCGCTGGCGCCTCGGCTTACTCGCTGCGCATCGACTTCGAGCGCTTCGCCAAGATCGCCAAGGAAGTCGGCGCCTACTTCATGGTCGACATGGCCCACTACGCCGGCCTGATCGCCGCTGGCGTGTACCCCAACCCGGTGCCCTTCGCCGACTTCGTGACCTCGACCACCCACAAGTCCCTGCGCGGTCCGCGCGGTGGCGTGATCCTGATGAAGGCCGAGCATGAGAAGGCCATCAACTCGGCCATCTTCCCCGGCATCCAGGGTGGTCCGCTGATGCACGTGATCGCGGCCAAGGCCGTGGCCTTCAAGGAAGCGGCTTCGCCCGAATTCAAGGCCTACCAGCAGCAAGTGGTGAAGAATGCCGACGTGCTGGCCAAGACCCTGATCAAGCGCGGCCTGCGCATCGTCTCAGGCGGCACCGAGTCGCACGTGATGCTGGTGGACCTGCGTCCGAAGGGCCTGACCGGCAAGGAAGCCGAAGCCATCCTGGGTTCGGCCCACATGACCTGCAACAAGAACGGCATCCCCAACGATCCGGAAAAGCCATTCGTGACCTCCGGCATCCGCCTGGGCAGCCCGGCCATGACCACCCGTGGTTTCAAGGAAGCCGAAGCCGAGAAGGTCGGCAACCTGATCGCCGACGTGCTGGACAACCCGCACGACGCCGCCACCATCGAGCGCGTCAAGGCCGAAGTGAAGAAGCTGACCGACGCCTTCCCGGTCTACGGCTGA
- the nrdR gene encoding transcriptional regulator NrdR codes for MKCPFCNHEDTPVLDTRLSEDGHSIRRRRRCGNCDKRFTTYERIELTMPVIVKKNGSRTDFDPAKLRGSLMLALRKRPVSAEAVDMAIQSIQDKLLQSGEREVMSGQVGELVMRELKRLDKIAYIRFASVYKSFEDVTEFQDAIDEVGLERKAAKKRES; via the coding sequence ATGAAGTGCCCATTCTGCAATCACGAAGACACCCCGGTGCTGGATACGCGCCTGTCCGAGGACGGCCATTCGATCCGACGCCGCCGCCGCTGCGGCAATTGCGACAAGCGCTTCACGACCTATGAACGTATCGAGCTGACCATGCCGGTGATCGTGAAGAAGAATGGCAGCCGCACCGACTTCGATCCGGCCAAGCTGCGCGGCAGTCTCATGCTGGCCCTGCGCAAGCGCCCGGTGTCGGCCGAGGCGGTGGACATGGCCATCCAGAGCATCCAGGACAAGTTGCTGCAAAGCGGCGAGCGCGAGGTCATGTCGGGACAGGTGGGGGAGCTGGTGATGCGCGAACTGAAGCGCCTGGACAAGATCGCCTACATCCGATTTGCCTCGGTCTACAAGAGCTTCGAGGATGTGACCGAATTCCAGGATGCCATCGATGAAGTGGGGCTGGAGCGCAAGGCGGCCAAGAAGCGGGAGAGCTGA
- a CDS encoding cell division protein ZapA gives MSTIQINAMIMGQSYTLACQEGEQAALHHAVAYLDQKMRAIRDAGRIKGTDRIAVMAGLGIAAELLSMQRAEGPFAGLTIAQWQQQIAAITEVVDQALAPQEKLF, from the coding sequence ATGAGCACCATCCAGATCAACGCCATGATCATGGGCCAGTCCTACACGCTGGCCTGCCAGGAAGGCGAACAGGCTGCGCTGCATCACGCAGTGGCCTATCTCGACCAGAAGATGCGCGCCATCCGCGACGCCGGTCGCATCAAGGGCACCGACCGTATCGCCGTGATGGCAGGCCTGGGCATCGCCGCCGAGTTGCTGAGCATGCAACGCGCCGAAGGCCCGTTTGCCGGCCTCACCATTGCCCAGTGGCAGCAGCAGATCGCCGCCATCACCGAGGTGGTGGACCAGGCGCTGGCACCGCAGGAAAAACTGTTCTGA
- a CDS encoding DUF904 domain-containing protein — protein sequence MSSEFLQLAEKVTQLAQLAQGLREENAELRRKVKLLSEDNTTLATRVDQAYERVAAVLAQLPVAAEEETAAADEEAA from the coding sequence ATGAGTTCCGAATTCCTGCAACTGGCTGAAAAAGTCACACAGCTCGCCCAGCTGGCCCAAGGCCTGCGCGAAGAAAATGCCGAGCTGCGCCGGAAAGTCAAACTGCTCTCCGAAGACAACACCACCCTCGCCACCCGCGTGGATCAAGCCTACGAGCGCGTGGCCGCCGTCCTGGCGCAACTGCCGGTAGCCGCCGAGGAAGAGACGGCTGCGGCCGATGAGGAGGCTGCATGA
- a CDS encoding tRNA-uridine aminocarboxypropyltransferase: MVSHHDQQLARRLLCPICQRALTACICHWTSPIDHAIDVLILQHPLEVSNAKNSVRLLHLSLPYSKLVVGSVFDPEELHAMLHAPSRLRGVPPSETVHPVLLYTDDACTAETRYFDARTMTVDKQEPLKRIRLVILDGTWRKSRKMLFENPMLQSLPRMMLIDTPTSRYTIRKSHKPEQLATLEATGYALMQLERNSEKYHPLMTAFDNFVLQQGYMRMHGQATRRSE; encoded by the coding sequence TTGGTTTCCCACCACGATCAACAACTGGCCCGCAGATTGCTCTGTCCCATCTGCCAGAGGGCACTGACGGCATGCATTTGCCACTGGACCTCTCCCATCGACCACGCCATCGATGTGCTGATCCTGCAGCATCCGCTCGAAGTGAGCAACGCCAAGAACAGCGTGCGCCTGCTGCACCTGAGCCTGCCCTACAGCAAGCTGGTGGTGGGCTCGGTGTTCGATCCCGAAGAACTGCATGCGATGCTGCACGCGCCGTCCCGCCTGCGTGGCGTTCCCCCCAGCGAAACCGTGCATCCCGTCCTGCTCTACACGGATGACGCCTGCACCGCCGAGACCCGCTATTTCGATGCGCGCACCATGACGGTGGACAAGCAGGAACCCCTCAAGCGCATCCGCCTGGTGATCCTCGACGGCACCTGGCGCAAGAGCCGCAAGATGCTGTTCGAAAATCCGATGCTGCAAAGCCTGCCGCGCATGATGCTGATCGACACCCCGACCTCGCGCTACACCATCCGCAAGTCGCACAAGCCCGAGCAACTGGCCACCCTCGAAGCCACCGGCTACGCGCTGATGCAACTGGAGCGCAACAGCGAGAAATATCATCCTCTGATGACCGCCTTCGACAACTTCGTACTGCAACAGGGCTACATGCGCATGCACGGCCAGGCCACGCGGCGCAGCGAATAG
- the recG gene encoding ATP-dependent DNA helicase RecG — MPATAKKTSPPATKKKAASTAKPAAKPENKLARLGLHNDMDLVLHLPLRYEDETTLMSIAEASMRGLQTVQVEGVVTSCEVQFRPRRQLIVTMGDDSGQLTLRFLNFYGSQTKQLAEGTRVRVRGELRHGFFGAEMVHPSYKVVNEGAPLPDVLTPVYPAGEGLSQAYLRKAIANAMSRLDWSDTLPPSMLQTLNLAAFEPSVRLLHNPPPDVDEHALIERSHPAWIRMKFDELLAQQLSLKRAQAARRAKTSRALPVSGRITEELTKILPFQLTGAQQRVLEEIRADLRQSFPMQRLLQGDVGSGKTVVAALAAAQAIDSGCQAVLMAPTEILAEQHFRKIAAWMEPLNVGVAWLSGSQKKKEKTEALAHIESGTARLVIGTHALIQDTVQFENLGLVIVDEQHRFGVGQRLALRNKSFNAADRDAPAVPHQLMMSATPIPRTLAMTYYADLEVSVIDELPPGRSPIVTRVIDQNRRDEVIERVHAAALEGKQIYWVCPLIEESEALQLQTATDTHAALSAALPDLQIGLVHGRMKPVEKQIVMEGFSRGAIHLLVATTVIEVGVDVPNASLMVIEHAERFGLSQLHQLRGRVGRGSAASVCLLLYQGPLGGTAKQRLATMRETTDGFEIARRDLDIRGPGEFLGARQSGEAMLRFADLATDQWLVEKARDTAQALLQHAPDIVDRHLARWLGGREDFLKV, encoded by the coding sequence ATGCCCGCTACCGCGAAGAAAACCAGCCCGCCGGCCACGAAGAAGAAAGCCGCATCCACCGCCAAGCCGGCCGCCAAGCCCGAAAACAAGCTGGCCAGGCTGGGCCTGCACAATGACATGGACCTGGTATTGCACCTGCCGCTGCGCTACGAGGATGAAACCACCCTCATGAGCATTGCCGAAGCCTCCATGCGCGGCTTGCAGACGGTGCAGGTGGAAGGCGTGGTGACCTCCTGCGAGGTGCAGTTCCGCCCGCGTCGGCAATTGATCGTGACCATGGGCGACGACAGCGGCCAGCTGACCCTGCGTTTTCTCAATTTCTACGGCAGCCAGACCAAGCAACTGGCCGAAGGCACGCGTGTGCGGGTGCGCGGCGAATTGCGGCACGGCTTTTTCGGCGCCGAGATGGTCCACCCTTCCTACAAGGTGGTCAATGAAGGCGCGCCCTTGCCGGACGTGCTCACGCCGGTCTATCCGGCCGGTGAAGGGCTCTCCCAGGCCTATCTGCGCAAGGCCATCGCCAATGCCATGAGCCGCCTGGACTGGAGCGACACGCTGCCGCCCTCGATGCTGCAAACGCTGAATCTGGCCGCCTTCGAGCCCTCGGTGCGGCTGCTGCACAATCCGCCGCCGGACGTGGATGAACATGCATTGATCGAACGTTCCCACCCCGCCTGGATCCGCATGAAGTTCGATGAACTGCTGGCCCAGCAACTGTCGTTGAAGCGCGCCCAGGCCGCGCGCCGTGCCAAGACCTCGCGCGCCCTGCCGGTGAGCGGACGCATCACCGAGGAACTGACGAAGATCCTGCCCTTCCAGCTGACCGGCGCGCAACAGCGGGTGCTGGAAGAAATTCGCGCCGACCTGCGCCAGTCCTTCCCCATGCAGCGCCTGCTGCAGGGCGACGTCGGCAGCGGCAAGACGGTGGTAGCCGCACTGGCCGCCGCCCAGGCCATCGACAGCGGCTGCCAGGCGGTGCTGATGGCGCCCACCGAAATCCTGGCCGAACAGCATTTCCGCAAGATCGCCGCCTGGATGGAACCGCTCAACGTCGGCGTGGCCTGGCTCTCCGGCAGCCAGAAGAAAAAGGAAAAGACCGAAGCCCTGGCCCACATCGAATCCGGCACTGCGCGCCTGGTCATCGGCACCCATGCGCTGATCCAGGACACGGTGCAGTTCGAGAACCTGGGGCTGGTGATCGTAGATGAACAGCATCGCTTCGGCGTAGGCCAACGCCTGGCCCTGCGCAACAAGAGCTTCAACGCCGCCGACCGCGATGCACCGGCCGTGCCGCACCAGCTGATGATGTCGGCCACCCCGATTCCACGCACCCTGGCCATGACCTATTACGCCGACCTCGAAGTGTCGGTGATCGATGAATTGCCGCCAGGACGCTCGCCCATCGTCACCCGCGTGATCGACCAGAACCGCCGTGATGAAGTCATCGAACGGGTCCATGCCGCGGCGCTGGAAGGCAAGCAGATTTATTGGGTCTGCCCGCTGATCGAGGAATCCGAAGCCCTGCAATTGCAGACCGCCACCGATACCCATGCCGCCCTCTCGGCCGCGCTGCCGGACCTGCAGATCGGCCTGGTACACGGCCGCATGAAGCCGGTGGAAAAGCAGATCGTCATGGAAGGCTTCAGCCGGGGCGCGATCCACCTGCTGGTGGCCACCACCGTCATCGAAGTCGGTGTGGACGTGCCCAATGCCTCGCTGATGGTGATCGAGCATGCCGAGCGTTTCGGCCTGTCGCAGCTGCACCAGCTGCGCGGACGCGTGGGACGGGGATCAGCGGCCAGCGTGTGCCTGCTGCTGTACCAGGGACCGCTGGGGGGCACCGCCAAGCAACGCCTGGCGACCATGCGCGAGACCACCGATGGCTTCGAGATTGCGCGGCGCGACCTGGATATCCGCGGACCGGGGGAATTCCTCGGGGCAAGGCAATCGGGCGAGGCCATGCTGCGCTTTGCCGATCTGGCAACCGACCAGTGGCTGGTGGAAAAGGCCCGCGATACCGCCCAGGCCCTGCTGCAGCACGCACCTGACATTGTGGATCGCCATCTGGCACGCTGGCTCGGGGGACGGGAAGATTTCCTGAAGGTATGA
- the queA gene encoding tRNA preQ1(34) S-adenosylmethionine ribosyltransferase-isomerase QueA — protein MYSLSDFDFELPPELIAQTPLPERSASRLLQVQGAQLTDRRFSDIVELLQPGDLLVFNDTRVIKARLFGVKETGGKIEALVERILDPRTVHAQVRASKSPPPGTRIRLADAFDVTVGERFGEFYTLHFPEDAFELLEQYGSLPLPPYIDHEADAYDETRYQTVYAREPGAVAAPTAGLHFDEALLQQLTARGVRQAFVTLHVGAGTFQPVRVEDLSQHKMHSEWYTISPETVEAVRATKAAGRRVIAVGTTSMRALESGSQSGQLKAGSDDTQLFITPGYTFKTVDQLVTNFHLPKSTLLMLVSAFAGYEHIRAAYAHAIAQKYRFFSYGDAMLLTRT, from the coding sequence ATGTACTCTCTTTCCGATTTCGATTTCGAGCTCCCGCCCGAGCTGATCGCCCAGACCCCGCTGCCCGAGCGCAGCGCCTCGCGCCTGCTGCAGGTACAGGGCGCGCAACTGACCGACCGCCGTTTCTCCGATATCGTGGAGTTGCTGCAACCCGGCGACCTGCTGGTCTTCAACGATACCCGCGTCATCAAGGCGCGCCTGTTCGGGGTGAAGGAAACCGGCGGCAAGATCGAGGCGCTGGTCGAGCGCATCCTTGATCCGCGCACCGTCCACGCCCAGGTGCGCGCCTCCAAGTCGCCCCCACCGGGCACCCGCATCCGCCTGGCTGATGCCTTCGATGTGACCGTAGGTGAACGTTTCGGCGAATTCTACACATTGCACTTCCCTGAGGATGCCTTCGAGCTGCTGGAGCAATACGGCAGCCTGCCGCTGCCGCCCTACATCGACCACGAGGCCGATGCCTATGACGAGACGCGCTACCAGACCGTCTACGCCAGGGAGCCCGGCGCCGTGGCTGCACCGACGGCCGGCCTGCACTTCGATGAAGCCCTGCTGCAGCAACTGACCGCGCGTGGCGTCAGGCAAGCCTTCGTGACTCTGCACGTGGGCGCCGGCACCTTCCAGCCGGTGCGGGTGGAAGATCTGTCCCAGCACAAGATGCACAGCGAGTGGTACACCATCTCGCCCGAAACGGTGGAGGCCGTACGCGCCACCAAGGCGGCGGGCCGCCGCGTGATCGCGGTGGGTACCACCAGCATGCGCGCGCTGGAGTCGGGCTCGCAGAGTGGCCAGCTCAAGGCCGGCAGCGATGACACGCAGCTCTTCATCACGCCCGGCTACACCTTCAAGACCGTGGATCAGCTGGTCACCAACTTCCACCTGCCCAAGTCGACTCTGCTGATGCTGGTGTCGGCCTTCGCCGGCTATGAACACATCCGCGCGGCCTATGCGCACGCCATCGCACAGAAGTATCGTTTCTTCAGCTATGGCGATGCCATGCTGCTGACCCGTACCTGA